One Rhododendron vialii isolate Sample 1 chromosome 2a, ASM3025357v1 genomic region harbors:
- the LOC131316983 gene encoding putative calcium-transporting ATPase 13, plasma membrane-type codes for MSSKFQATISSNNVVIDIVEPHPNFPEIVQFVLIQIVKQKNLDQLRKYGGVEGLASSLKTNLKHGINGDVEDISRRKEAFGSNTYPRPLGKKLFDFVLEALREPTSLIILACATVSLGLETKQHGLKKGWYDGGGIFATVFVVTVVSAIVKFKQNRRFVKLSEMSNNIQVDVLRNGGEQKVDRSEIVVGDVVCLNNGDQVPADGLFIGGHSLLVDESSMTVETNPVEVDLSHNHNNPFLFSDTKVTSGNGRMLVTSVGMNTTLGEIITISIDSNEHTPLKYKLNKLTSSIGKVVLSVAFLVQVVLLIRYFTENQKDMNGNAKYNGSKTKAYDILNSVFNIIAAPVTILVDAIQGGLPVAVTLALAHSMKRMMSDHAMVGKLSACLTMGFATTICTDKTGTLTLNQMKVTTFWLGQDCIEEKGISSVATSVVELLHHGIGLNTTGSVNMSASGSEFEFSGSPTEKAILSWAVSELNLDMEGLKQSGEILHVEAFNSKKKRSGVLMRNGEQNTMNLHIKGGAEMVLAMCSNYYDVSGTIKVLDDDERKIFDGIIQGMAASSLRCIAFAHKQVPEEEHEEGKNQIEENCLTLLGLVGLMDACRPGVKEVVQEFQYAGVNVKMVTGDNIFTARAIATECGILKPNQDMENGAVVLGEQFRNYTPEERMEKVNNISVMARASPREKLLMVQCLKQKDHVVAVIGDGTNDAPALKEADIGLSMGQGTVEAKECSDIVILDDSFGSVATVLRWGRCVCTNVQKFIQLQLTLTVATLAINFVVSVSTGEVPLSAVELVWVNLIISTSAALPLATEKPTKELMENPPVGRTKQLITNVMWRNLLCQALYQTVVLLTLQFKGEAIFKVSANVNDTLILNVLALCQVFNVIFLWKLENKNVFEGIHKNHLFLVIIGLTIAVQVVVVEFLKKVAGTERLNWWQWGVCVGFASVSWAIGWVVKWIPVPEKPFLLHPSLPPISRTSFSSTPLELDPASGAHSDEKVLSGDLELVPVQGN; via the exons ATGTCATCGAAATTTCAAGCTaccatttcatcaaacaacGTTGTGATCGATATTGTCGAACCCCACCCTAATTTTCCAGAAATTGTTCAATTCGTTCTCATCCAAATTGTGAAGCAGAAAAATCTTGACCAACTCAGGAAATATGGTGGAGTCGAGGGACTAGCTTCTAGTCTCAAAACAAATTTGAAGCATGGAATTAATGGAGACGTTGAGGATATTTCGCGACGAAAGGAAGCATTTGGATCAAACACCTACCCAAGGCCGCTTGGGAAAAAATTGTTCGATTTTGTGTTGGAGGCTTTAAGAGAGCCTACTAGTTTGATAATTCTAGCATGTGCAACAGTTTCACTTGGATTGGAAACCAAGCAACATGGCCTCAAAAAAGGATG GTACGACGGAGGAGGCATATTTGCGACAGTCTTTGTAGTGACAGTAGTCTCGGCAATAGTCAAATTCAAGCAAAATAGACGGTTCGTCAAGTTATCTGAAATGAGCAACAACATCCAAGTTGATGTCTTGAGAAATGGAGGGGAACAAAAAGTTGACCGTTCTGAAATCGTTGTAGGAGATGTTGTGTGCTTGAATAATGGTGACCAAGTTCCGGCTGATGGATTGTTTATAGGCGGACACTCTTTGCTGGTAGATGAATCAAGCATGACTGTGGAAACCAACCCTGTTGAAGTTGATCTTAGCCATAATCATAATAATCCATTCTTGTTCTCCGACACCAAG GTAACTTCTGGGAATGGTCGAATGCTAGTCACCTCAGTGGGAATGAACACAACGTTGGGAGAAATAATCACAATCAGCATCGACTCCAACGAACATACCCCTCTGAAATACAAACTCAACAAACTCACCTCATCAATCGGAAAAGTCGTTTTATCTGTCGCATTCTTAGTCCAAGTTGTCTTATTGATCCGGTACTTCACCGAAAACCAAAAGGACATGAACGGGAACGCAAAGTACAACGGCAGCAAAACCAAAGCCTACGACATCCTAAATTCTGTCTTCAATATCATAGCTGCTCCAGTAACTATACTAGTCGATGCAATACAAGGAGGGTTACCGGTGGCTGTGACTCTAGCTCTGGCTCATTCGATGAAACGAATGATGAGTGATCACGCCATGGTTGGCAAGCTCTCTGCTTGCTTAACAATGGGTTTCGCTACCACTATTTGTACTGACAAAACTGGAACACTCACACTTAACCAGATGAAGGTGACAACGTTCTGGTTAGGCCAGGATTGTATTGAGGAAAAAGGGATCTCTTCTGTTGCAACCAGTGTTGTTGAACTACTCCACCATGGTATTGGTTTGAATACAACTGGTTCTGTTAATATGTCTGCTTCAGGATCCGAGTTTGAGTTCTCTGGTAGTCCTACGGAGAAGGCGATCCTGTCTTGGGCTGTTTCAGAACTGAACCTGGATATGGAGGGACTTAAGCAGAGTGGTGAGATTCTCCATGTTGAAGCGTTTAACTCAAAGAAGAAACGAAGTGGTGTTTTGATGAGGAATGGAGAGCAAAATACAATGAACTTGCACATCAAAGGTGGAGCGGAGATGGTACTAGCTATGTGCTCGAATTACTACGATGTCTCTGGAACCATCAAGGTTTTGGATGATGATGAGAGGAAGATATTTGATGGTATAATTCAAGGGATGGCAGCTAGCAGCTTGCGATGCATCGCTTTCGCGCACAAGCAAGTTCCAGAGGAAGAACATGAAGAGGGAAAAAACCAAATAGAAGAAAACTGCTTGACCCTTTTGGGGCTAGTGGGTTTGATGGATGCATGTCGTCCGGGTGTGAAAGAAGTTGTGCAAGAGTTTCAATATGCAGGAGTGAACGTGAAAATGGTCACGGGCGACAATATTTTCACGGCTAGAGCTATAGCAACTGAATGTGGGATACTCAAGCCTAATCAGGACATGGAAAACGGAGCAGTGGTTTTGGGGGAGCAATTCAGAAACTACACACCAGAGGAACGAATGGAGAAAGTCAACAATATCAGTGTGATGGCAAGGGCCTCTCCACGTGAGAAACTCCTAATGGTACAATGCTTGAAGCAAAAAGACCACGTGGTGGCAGTCATTGGGGATGGAACCAACGACGCGCCAGCACTAAAAGAAGCCGATATAGGCCTTTCGATGGGACAGGGGACTGTAGAGGCGAAAGAGTGCTCTGACATCGTCATTTTGGACGACAGCTTCGGGTCTGTGGCCACTGTTTTAAGGTGGGGGAGGTGTGTTTGTACCAACGTTCAGAAATTCATTCAGTTGCAGCTCACTCTGACTGTTGCTACCCTTGCCATAAACTTTGTTGTGTCGGTTTCAACCGGAGAGGTCCCACTTTCAGCCGTCGAATTGGTATGGGTCAACTTGATTATTAGCACATCGGCTGCTTTACCGTTAGCCACTGAAAAACCCACAAAGGAGCTAATGGAAAATCCACCGGTGGGTCGAACAAAGCAACTCATAACCAACGTTATGTGGAGGAACTTACTCTGTCAAGCGTTATATCAGACAGTTGTCCTGCTTACCTTACAATTCAAGGGCGAAGCAATTTTCAAGGTGAGCGCGAATGTCAATGACACTCTGATTTTGAATGTTCTCGCACTGTGTCAAGTGTTCAATGTTATCTTCCTGTGGAAGCTCGAGAACAAGAATGTGTTTGAGGGAATTCACAAGAACCACTTGTTTCTGGTGATTATTGGTTTGACGATTGCGGTtcaggtggtggtggtggagtttctGAAGAAAGTTGCGGGTACGGAGAGGTTGAATTGGTGGCAGTGGGGAGTCTGTGTTGGGTTTGCTTCAGTTTCTTGGGCAATTGGGTGGGTTGTCAAGTGGATTCCTGTTCCAGAGAAACCGTTTCTCCTCCACCCCTCTCTTCCCCCCATCAGCCGTACCTCTTTCTCTTCGACGCCATTGGAGTTAGATCCCGCTTCCGGCGCCCACTCAGACGAAAAGGTTTTGTCCGGCGACTTGGAGTTAGTCCCAGTCCAAGGGAACTAA